The following are encoded in a window of Ranitomeya variabilis isolate aRanVar5 chromosome 6, aRanVar5.hap1, whole genome shotgun sequence genomic DNA:
- the EDN1 gene encoding endothelin-1, with amino-acid sequence MDLEMILYLLLALLQGTCGAGSGRTFSSSEDSSLAEATAAHQSSGAPLRPRRFKRCSCSSLMDKECVYFCHLDIIWINTPEKTVPYGLGGPRLKRSLQDTKAEEVMESSSRCICAKREDKKCLDFCQSAADLSVQPSVKKESHQVQKAKVCNGLLLGGQCVQKLHPDTKRTESIRQAIKRSYIFARLLKKLQQMKDERRPWAHRRRGIWKRTITTS; translated from the exons ATGGATCTGGAGATGATTCTTTACCTGCTATTGGCTCTTCTACAAGGCACCTGTGGAGCAG GGTCAGGCAGAACGTTCTCATCCTCTGAAGACTCCTCTCTGGCAGAAGCTACAGCTGCTCATCAGTCCTCTGGCGCCCCCTTGAGGCCACGCAGATTTAAACGCTGTTCTTGTTCATCACTCATGGATAAAGAATGTGTCTACTTTTGCCACCTAGATATAATCTGGATAAACACTCCAGA AAAAACCGTGCCTTATGGACTTGGAGGTCCTCGACTGAAACGTTCGCTGCAAGACACAAAGGCAGAAGAAGTTATGGAGTCTAGTAGCAGGTGTATCTGTGCCAAGCGTGAGGACAAGAAATGCCTGGACTTCTGCCAAAGTGCTGCAGATCTCAG TGTCCAGCCTTCCGTTAAAAAAGAAAGTCACCAGGTTCAGAAGGCCAAAGTGTGTAATGGACTCCTATTGGGAGGGCAGTGTGTTCAGAAACTTCATCCAGACACCAAAAG AACGGAATCCATCCGACAAGCCATTAAAAGATCATATATCTTTGCCAGGCTATTGAAGAAGCTCCAACAGATGAAAGATGAGAGGCGTCCTTGGGCACACAGAAGGAGAGGAATTTGGAAACGTACAATAACAACATCATAG